In Delphinus delphis chromosome X, mDelDel1.2, whole genome shotgun sequence, the DNA window TTCTTTGGCTTCTCAGGAGGTGGCCAGTGGTGCCGCGGACATCAAGAAAGTATATCTCACCTCTGAGGATGTTTATTTCCAACAAGGGTTCCGTTTCCCCGGCCCTAGATTCGTCAACATCTGTTCCTCTTGACAGCTAGAAGTTAGGAGAGAGAGGTCACAGGTCAGACAGACGGAATGGGGACAGTGACGCTGGACCCAATGAGCATTCGTGCAAGTTATCCTGTCTTCACTCCTTGGAGTGGCTTTTCCTATTACTGGAGGAAAGGGGGTGTCACTGGTTGGAGGGAGACAGCTGTAATGAGCCTCGTATAAATACACTGCTGTTCCTCTCATCAAGCCTCTTTTGGAAGAATTATTGCTGCTACAAAgagttttttaaatgctttccatAACTGGGATGGCCCCCTTCCAATTTCATACAATATTCTAACGTGACagggttctattttttttcttaaaggaaagtAAGTCTTTGCTGCATATTTGAATTTGAACAAGTCCAATCCCCGCATATCTTAACTGTCCGATAGAACGATGTGGAATGAAACTTTGTGTTTGTCGCAGGCTAAACGTATAAGCTGAGGGAGTGTTCGGCCTCACAATACTCTGTTTAACCGCACTTGGCTATTTAGTCATTACATCATCTGTGTTTATAGTTTAATCGTCTGTTAAATTGGGGCTGTCCACGCACAGCTGATCGTATGGGTGTGTTCGTATATGTTAGGAAATATCTGtaacatgtatgtatacacagaGAGATGGGTGTGCTCCCCGGTTAACTAAGATGTGGAAACTTTTGAAAGATGTAGAGAGAGCTCTCAAGGCAATTATAGTCTCAGAAGGAAGATTCATATGGTGTGTTCTGTGTTGCAGGCCGAGTGGCATCAGAGCTGAGTGATGGACGATCTGCAGTCCCAGAACCTCTCCATGGACATGACCGACTCCTCCCCTGCCTTGGCCAATAACAGACTGGAGAACGGCATGGCCCAGCTGATCACCACTGAGGCCTGGAACATCAACTCCACCGACCTGGTAAAGAAGGCCCTGGTGACCGTGCCGGCCCCGTCCATTCTGAACCCCCCGGCTGAGTCCCAGAGCGGCATGGCTCTGAAGGTAGCGGCCACCGTGCTTCAGCCCCTGTGCCTCGGGGAGAGCCCGGTGGTGATGCCCATTCACATGCAGGTGGAGGGCAGCCCCGCGCCTGAGCTCAACCCTAACGGCAACGCCACTTACGTCATGACCACACAGGGCCCCGTGCAGCTGCCGGTGGTGCTGGAGCAGCACGTCTTCCAGCACCTCAACTCCCCTCTGGTCCTGCCACAGGAGGCCCCGTGCTCCTCCAGCGCCATCCACAGCAACCTCTTCCAGGGAGCCGAGGACCCCGaggcccagccccagctcctggaCCTCAGGATCCCCAGCCAGCCGCAGGAGCCCACGTTGCCCTTCGAAGCCGTGCTCCAGAATTTGTTTCCTTCGCAGGGCGCTCTCGGCCCTCCACCCTGTCAGCCTCCGCCGGGATACGCCCCTGTGCCCCCCCAGCCCTTTAACTCCCCCTTGTCCCCCCTGGTCCCGCCAGCCACCCTCTTGGTTCCCTACCCTGTGATCGTCCCCTTGCCTGTGCCGGTCCCCATTCCCATCCCCATCCCAGTGCCTCAGAGTTCTGAATCCAAGTTCAGCCCCAGCTTCCGAAAGCCGCCATCTTCCTTCGGCCTACACCCGTTTAAAGGCACCCAGACCCCTCTCCAGAAGGAGGAACTGAAGCCCTTCGACCTCCTCCCGCCGAGGGAGTACTTCCAGCTCGGCCGCCACACCGTCATCAAGATGGGGAGTGAGAACGAGGCCCTGGATCTCTCCATGAAGTCGGTGCCCTGGCTCAAGGCTGGCGAAGTCAGTCCCCCGATGTGCCAGGAAGATGCAGCCCTAGACCTGTCACTGGCAGCCCACCGGAAATCTGAGCCCCCCCCTGAGACATTGTATGACAGCAGCGGGTCAGCGGACAGCCCAGGTCACACTGTGATGGAGAAACTTCCCAGTGGCACGGAAGTGCCCTTTGCCCCTGCCACGCCCCACGAGGCCTCAGCCGCGATGGATAGTCACATGGGCAGCAGCGTTGCCGCCGAGCCACCCAGCCAGCCCAGCAGTGAGGTCAAGGCTGAAAATAACATTGAGATTGTGAGCGAGTCCCAGGCGGCCAAGGTGATCGTCTCCGTGGAAGACACTGTGCCTACCGTCTTCTGTGGCAAGATCAAAGGCCTCTCGGGGGTGTCCACCAAAAACTTCTCCTTCAAAAGAGAAGACTCCATGCTTCAGGGCTATGACATCAACAGCCCAGGAGAAGAGTCCATGGGAAACGCGGAGCCCCTTAGGAAACCCGTCAAAAACCGGAGCATAAAGTTAAAGAAAGTGAACTCCCAGGAAATACACATGCTCCCAATCAAAAAACAACGGCTGGCCACCTTTTTTCCAAGGAAGTAAATAacggctttttaaaatttttatgattataatatGGGGAAAGGTGCATTGGTTTTATAAAAAggcatttaaaacaaattatctttgttaattattttggggAGTAGCTGGGAAGCGGGAAGGCAAATTGGCTCTAAgcaagtttcattttcttttttaatttttgactttTCACAAATGAGTAAATAAGAGCAACCTATTTTTCAAGCAGATTGCACATTTTTTTGCAGCTTTAATGGAATATTGGGTGAATCAGAGGGGTAAAAAAGCTATTTTCATTGCCACAAAGTGCTTTGATGATGTAATACCTAATAAAGGGTAGGATGACTATttcacaataaatgtttgtttgcaCTAACTGGTTGCAGTATTCTATCATTTATAAAATCTGCATTCCTGAACTGGCAGGGTTTGGCCAAAACTGTCGCTTGTGAAGCACTGCAAGCTATCCGTGTTTAGAGACCGAAGCTCTTCGGGCATATTGGGCAAAGAAGGATCATATTGGCCTATGTCCTCAGAAAAGGAGgattaggggcaggacaggaataaagatgcagacgtagagaatggacttgaggacacggggagggggaagggtaagctgggacgaaatgagagagtggcatggacatatatatacacgcgaccaaatgtaaaatagctagctagtgggaagcagccgcatagcacagggagatcacctcggcgCTTTGTGTCcatccacctagaggggtgggacagggagggggggagggaggcgcaaaagggaggggatatggggatgtatgtatatgtatagctgattcactttgttatatacagcagcaactaacacaccattgtaaagcaattatactccaataaagatgtttaaaaaaaaaaagaaaaggaggattaGGAAtatgtatgaccttgagcaagtcatttcccCTTCTGGCCCCTTTCTTCATTTGTAGAAATGTGGcaaaggcagggggtggggaggtgagttTCAAGTACCCAATCCCCCCTCTCATGTTCACAGAGACCCTGGATGTGCAGAATTCTGTCTGAAACCTTCCATAGACTAAAACAGACAAATGTCTCTAAAGGGAAATTTACctgcttcttttcctccctcctcccaaaatTTAGCTGAAAGGACTTTCTCTTCAAGGGTAGTAGGAGCACTGTTCTGAATGACTAATAGTCTTGCAAGTCAAAAGTATTACCGAAGGCCACTCAGAACAAGAGGGCAGTCCAGTGGATTAGGAGGTGTCTCACGCAAGTTCCCGGCCCTGGGTAGAGATGTTTGGGAGTGGGGtcgaggagggaagagaaagccaTTCCTTATTAGTTTATCTCAGTGATTCCCAACTGGGGGTGATCATGCCCTCCAGGGAACATCTGGCAATGCCTGGAGACGCTTTTGGTTGCCATGGCTTGGGGCTGGGGGGTGCTCCTGGCACCTGGTGGGCAGAGACCCGGATGCTAAGCATCCCACAGGGCGGCCCCCAGGGCAGAGAGTGATCCAATCCCCATGTCCACAGCACTGAGGCTGAGAACCCGCCGTTAAACCACCTCTCGACGGACAGAAGCGATGCACCTGGAAGGAGAGAACAGCACGAAGCCATCCATACCAACGAGGAACCGTGAGTGTGCGTTTAAAATAGACCTGCTAGGCGGCGCAGCACACTTGGGTCTGAAATTGTGCTGGTGAGAGACTGATTGCAGCATGCCTGCTTTTAAAGTTCAGcctctttctttcacttcttgCAATTAGTATGTATCCAGCTGTTACTGTGAACACGAACAGGAGGGAAAGCAGTTGCGAGTCTGTTCTTTTATTACCAGGCCCTCCGTGTATAGGGTTACAGTTGTAGCTGGTCCTGTATCATACCCCTataatggattttctttttcctgctctctgcctgtgttgttaaaatttctctttcaaagtGTGACACGATGAGAAATAACCAAATAGTTGCTTCTCGTGAGGCTGACTAGTCCCGTTCTCTTACGCCAGCCAGACTCCATCCTTTAAGCTTCTGCATGGAGCcatgt includes these proteins:
- the RAI2 gene encoding retinoic acid-induced protein 2, whose protein sequence is MDDLQSQNLSMDMTDSSPALANNRLENGMAQLITTEAWNINSTDLVKKALVTVPAPSILNPPAESQSGMALKVAATVLQPLCLGESPVVMPIHMQVEGSPAPELNPNGNATYVMTTQGPVQLPVVLEQHVFQHLNSPLVLPQEAPCSSSAIHSNLFQGAEDPEAQPQLLDLRIPSQPQEPTLPFEAVLQNLFPSQGALGPPPCQPPPGYAPVPPQPFNSPLSPLVPPATLLVPYPVIVPLPVPVPIPIPIPVPQSSESKFSPSFRKPPSSFGLHPFKGTQTPLQKEELKPFDLLPPREYFQLGRHTVIKMGSENEALDLSMKSVPWLKAGEVSPPMCQEDAALDLSLAAHRKSEPPPETLYDSSGSADSPGHTVMEKLPSGTEVPFAPATPHEASAAMDSHMGSSVAAEPPSQPSSEVKAENNIEIVSESQAAKVIVSVEDTVPTVFCGKIKGLSGVSTKNFSFKREDSMLQGYDINSPGEESMGNAEPLRKPVKNRSIKLKKVNSQEIHMLPIKKQRLATFFPRK